Proteins co-encoded in one Marinobacter gudaonensis genomic window:
- a CDS encoding 2OG-Fe(II) oxygenase, which yields METPVVTPIHESLTAPAEGLEGRAERWLDGLAEGLTEYGWMSLDVRDLLGGDLLAALKQEVQILDRTDAMQKAGIGRGNDLVRDRSVRRDRIAWLQGITAPQAALFEFFEGIRVGLNQRLFLGLKRFETHYATYHPGDFYKRHLDSFQGRASRVVSLVLYLNEGWRPEDGGALQVFNRDSEHEVCGTVVPEMGRVAVFMSEEVPHEVLPANRTRHSLACWFRQDEVPLPL from the coding sequence ATGGAAACGCCGGTTGTCACCCCCATTCACGAATCGTTGACCGCGCCGGCCGAAGGGCTCGAGGGGCGTGCGGAGCGCTGGCTTGACGGTCTTGCCGAGGGTTTGACCGAGTACGGCTGGATGTCACTGGATGTGCGAGACCTGTTGGGTGGCGACCTGCTGGCGGCCCTCAAACAGGAGGTGCAAATCCTGGATCGAACCGATGCCATGCAGAAAGCCGGCATTGGCCGCGGCAATGATCTGGTGCGGGACCGCTCCGTGCGCCGGGACAGGATTGCCTGGCTACAGGGCATTACCGCACCCCAGGCCGCTCTGTTCGAGTTCTTCGAGGGCATCCGCGTGGGACTGAACCAGCGCCTGTTCCTGGGGCTAAAACGATTTGAAACCCACTACGCAACGTACCATCCAGGGGATTTCTACAAGCGTCACCTGGACAGCTTCCAGGGTCGTGCGTCCCGGGTTGTGAGCCTGGTGCTTTACCTGAATGAGGGCTGGCGGCCGGAAGACGGCGGCGCACTCCAGGTGTTCAACCGCGACAGCGAACACGAGGTGTGCGGAACCGTGGTGCCCGAGATGGGGCGCGTGGCGGTGTTCATGAGCGAAGAGGTGCCTCACGAGGTGCTGCCCGCCAATCGCACGCGTCACAGCCTGGCCTGCTGGTTCCGTCAGGACGAAGTGCCGCTACCCCTCTAG
- a CDS encoding D-hexose-6-phosphate mutarotase: MSESSNRPPISLSPGQWSFTRWKTIGQLEALEVHHPLFQATLFLQGAHLASFIPQDEADWLWMSPTARYEPGRAIRGGIPICWPWFGDPARNAPEVRKRIHTDSAHGFARTALWKLEDVRESAHEVEISLSLDANEDFADAWSGHALALLTFSFSIRGCQLALTTTNLANDPLAFSQALHTYLPTSDIARTRISGLGDSQYIDTLDNWEYKRQEGPVYFDGETDRIYESGEPLNVVTPRGSRKLSPVGSDSTVVWNPGPEKAARLSDFPDSAWKTMLCVETANAGGDYRVLNKGQSHTLGVFIGRKA; encoded by the coding sequence ATGTCAGAAAGCAGTAACAGGCCTCCGATTTCTCTGTCTCCGGGGCAATGGTCCTTCACGCGCTGGAAAACCATCGGGCAACTGGAAGCCCTCGAGGTACACCACCCGCTCTTCCAGGCAACCCTTTTCCTCCAGGGCGCCCACCTGGCGAGCTTTATCCCCCAGGACGAGGCCGATTGGCTCTGGATGAGCCCTACCGCGCGCTACGAGCCCGGGCGCGCCATACGCGGCGGTATTCCGATCTGCTGGCCCTGGTTTGGCGACCCGGCCAGAAATGCCCCGGAGGTACGCAAACGCATCCACACCGACAGCGCCCACGGGTTTGCCCGTACCGCGCTGTGGAAACTGGAAGACGTGCGGGAAAGCGCCCACGAGGTGGAAATCAGCCTATCGCTGGACGCTAACGAGGACTTTGCAGACGCCTGGAGCGGACATGCCCTGGCGCTTTTAACGTTCAGCTTCTCCATCCGTGGCTGCCAACTGGCGCTGACCACCACCAACCTGGCCAATGATCCGCTCGCGTTCAGCCAGGCATTGCACACCTACCTGCCCACCAGCGACATTGCCCGCACCCGGATCTCGGGTCTGGGTGACAGCCAATACATCGACACGCTCGACAACTGGGAATACAAGCGGCAGGAAGGCCCGGTGTACTTCGACGGCGAAACCGACCGGATCTATGAAAGCGGTGAGCCGCTCAACGTGGTGACGCCGCGCGGCAGCCGCAAGCTCTCGCCCGTGGGCAGCGACTCCACCGTGGTATGGAATCCGGGGCCGGAAAAGGCCGCACGGCTTTCCGATTTCCCTGACTCGGCCTGGAAGACCATGCTCTGCGTCGAAACCGCCAATGCCGGTGGCGATTACAGAGTGCTCAATAAAGGACAAAGCCACACCCTGGGTGTGTTCATCGGAAGGAAAGCATGA
- a CDS encoding lysophospholipid acyltransferase family protein codes for MSLVSILKSRLVPAALDEHVNRIRKPIGTLGYDPWGYNNEAIKYGLSITKQIYEKYFRVEAHGVENIPAEGPVLIIANHSGQLPIDGLLIGYALASREENPRIPRAMIERFFPTVPWLGNLLNEVGAVLGDPVNCAKMLANDEAVIVFPEGVRGSGKLYQDRYQLKRFGNGFMHLAMKYNAPIVPVGVVGCEETIPAIANIKPLARALGIPYAPVALPVVLPAKVHLNFGQPMYFDDLEIPEEKVTERVEKVKSEISRLIDKGLSERKRLF; via the coding sequence ATGAGCCTGGTATCGATTCTGAAATCCCGTCTGGTTCCGGCGGCGCTGGACGAGCACGTCAACCGTATCCGCAAGCCTATTGGCACGCTTGGCTATGATCCCTGGGGCTACAACAACGAGGCCATAAAATACGGCCTGTCGATCACCAAACAGATCTACGAAAAATACTTCCGGGTGGAGGCACACGGCGTCGAGAACATACCGGCCGAAGGCCCGGTACTGATCATTGCCAACCACAGCGGCCAACTGCCCATCGACGGCCTGCTGATCGGCTATGCCCTCGCCTCGCGCGAGGAGAATCCGCGCATCCCCAGGGCTATGATCGAACGCTTCTTTCCGACCGTGCCCTGGCTTGGCAACCTTCTGAACGAAGTGGGCGCGGTGCTCGGCGATCCGGTAAATTGCGCCAAGATGCTGGCCAACGACGAAGCCGTCATTGTCTTCCCGGAAGGCGTGCGTGGCTCCGGCAAGCTCTACCAGGACCGCTATCAGCTCAAGCGCTTCGGCAACGGCTTCATGCACCTGGCCATGAAATACAACGCGCCGATTGTTCCGGTAGGCGTTGTTGGCTGCGAGGAAACCATTCCGGCCATTGCCAACATCAAGCCCCTGGCCCGGGCGCTGGGCATTCCCTACGCGCCCGTCGCCCTGCCCGTGGTATTGCCCGCCAAGGTACACCTGAATTTCGGCCAGCCCATGTACTTCGACGATCTTGAAATTCCGGAAGAGAAAGTCACCGAGCGGGTGGAAAAGGTAAAATCGGAGATCAGCCGACTGATCGACAAAGGACTGAGCGAGAGGAAAAGGCTTTTCTGA
- a CDS encoding SDR family oxidoreductase has protein sequence MTQQRRPHILITGAAGALAQQVIEQLRDTCDLVAVDFREQVYLGDDIPSYCIDFNKRVFEDLFRRYKFDGVIHLGRIMSSQLTRMRRYNANVLGTQKMLDLSHKYGIKRVVVLSTFHVYGAVAYNPALIDESAPLKSAGLSADLIDSVELENLANIYLWRYPELNITILRPCNIVGPGVRNTISTLLGSERAPVLAGFSPMMQFIHIDDMADAIVLAYKKPTRGVYNVAPQDWVAYQHALKLCGCKRFPILSIPPVVPKLILNTLKLKSFPSYLMAFFKYPVVIDGRAFAREFGFEPKRPLKEIFRFYRENKRPV, from the coding sequence ATGACCCAGCAACGCAGACCCCACATCCTGATTACCGGCGCCGCGGGCGCCCTCGCCCAGCAAGTGATCGAGCAGCTACGCGACACCTGCGATCTGGTGGCGGTGGACTTCCGCGAACAAGTGTACCTGGGCGATGACATCCCCAGCTACTGCATCGACTTCAACAAGCGGGTGTTCGAAGACCTGTTCCGCCGATATAAGTTCGACGGCGTGATTCACCTGGGCCGCATCATGTCCAGCCAGCTCACCCGCATGCGCCGCTACAACGCCAACGTGCTGGGCACCCAGAAAATGCTGGACCTGAGCCACAAATACGGCATCAAGCGCGTGGTGGTGCTTTCCACCTTCCACGTATACGGTGCGGTGGCCTACAACCCGGCGCTCATCGACGAATCCGCGCCTCTGAAAAGCGCCGGCCTGAGCGCCGACCTGATTGATTCCGTGGAGCTGGAAAACCTCGCCAACATCTACCTGTGGCGCTATCCGGAACTGAACATCACCATTCTGCGGCCCTGCAATATCGTCGGCCCGGGCGTGCGTAACACCATTAGCACCCTGCTGGGCAGCGAGCGGGCACCGGTGCTGGCCGGCTTCTCTCCGATGATGCAGTTCATCCATATTGATGACATGGCGGATGCCATTGTGCTGGCGTATAAAAAACCGACACGTGGCGTGTACAACGTCGCCCCGCAGGATTGGGTGGCCTACCAGCACGCGCTGAAACTCTGTGGCTGCAAACGCTTCCCGATACTCTCGATTCCGCCGGTGGTACCCAAGCTGATCCTGAACACCCTGAAATTGAAGAGCTTTCCGTCATACCTGATGGCGTTCTTCAAGTATCCGGTGGTAATTGACGGTCGGGCATTTGCGCGGGAATTCGGGTTTGAGCCGAAGCGCCCGTTGAAGGAGATTTTCCGGTTTTATCGGGAGAATAAGCGGCCGGTTTAG
- a CDS encoding PEP-CTERM sorting domain-containing protein: MKKAWRSLGAGLMLAGAATFAQAVPLTMDLDFEGFSKGYKSGTITDDGSSMSVRAGMFQFDVSNVSGSSSFSISSNDVLEAFCVDIDTYLDTENIVSYTLLGAGDYFGDAGKVDRIGRLYTGYESAVTDAKSSAAFQLALWEIINEDSASMNLYNDGTFKSSWFDSARGLANGWLGSLDSLQNGYSLYVLSSATDEQQRKLSQDLLVFSPKPPVLVPEPGTLALLALGIVGLILRKASRRSRD; the protein is encoded by the coding sequence ATGAAAAAGGCATGGCGGTCGCTGGGTGCAGGGTTGATGTTAGCGGGGGCGGCCACGTTTGCCCAGGCGGTTCCTTTAACCATGGACCTGGATTTTGAAGGCTTCAGTAAGGGATACAAATCCGGAACCATCACCGACGACGGGTCCAGCATGTCGGTACGGGCCGGCATGTTTCAGTTCGATGTGAGCAATGTCTCAGGCTCAAGTTCGTTTTCGATTAGCTCGAACGATGTGCTTGAAGCCTTTTGCGTTGACATTGACACCTATCTCGATACCGAGAACATTGTTTCCTACACCCTCCTGGGTGCCGGTGATTACTTCGGGGATGCTGGCAAGGTTGATCGCATCGGCAGGCTTTACACCGGATACGAATCGGCGGTAACAGACGCTAAATCGTCGGCGGCGTTCCAGCTTGCACTCTGGGAGATCATCAATGAGGATTCTGCTTCCATGAATCTCTACAACGATGGGACGTTCAAGTCTTCCTGGTTTGATTCGGCGCGAGGGCTCGCCAACGGTTGGCTGGGCTCGCTGGACTCGCTCCAGAATGGCTACAGCCTGTATGTGCTCTCATCCGCTACCGACGAGCAGCAGAGGAAGCTCTCGCAGGATCTTCTGGTTTTCTCGCCAAAGCCGCCGGTACTGGTGCCGGAGCCCGGCACGCTGGCCCTGCTGGCCCTGGGTATCGTGGGCCTTATTCTACGCAAGGCCTCACGGCGGAGCAGAGACTGA
- the prsK gene encoding XrtA/PEP-CTERM system histidine kinase PrsK: MFRDLGVLSHGAAATCFLLLALVVGTRYLRRNVDRALFLAALVSCLWAVSLITQSLFGQPDFLIRYLLELLRDATWLLLLYAILKDFFKSSGTNVRTRTIIVASGGILIAGLMLLAIMEYLFQWDSIGGKAKILGQIALSLLGLTILEQIWRNSRGLGRSSMKYLCIGVITIFAFDFFMYTDALLFGQVSDSFWNARGFINAAMVPLFAVNVINTRKQPIEFQLSRTLVFHASTLLFAGAYLLFLAMGGYYVRALGGNWGEALQVLFLTISLVFLATLLLSRRIRARLMVLISQNFFDYKYDYREEWLRMTRELADLSDDPPLPERVIRILAGLVESNSGAIWLKGERDAYVLKAAVNLTTPKHTMIDNDAELVRFFTDREWIVDLHEYKSDPVSYNLLEIPDSIAKTADGWLVIPLYLGNDLYGMALVGNPYARVELNWENFDLIKVVARQTCNLLAQADAQNRLSRAMQFEAVSKASAFMVHDLKTVIAQLSLLVKNAPKHRNNPAFIDDMINTTDHAVRKMSGLVDHIRRPGSDDDSQLKLLNLADLTHKLVEHHQRQAPAPRIDGDTPTALIKADEEQLRSVLGHLIQNAQDATPPTGDISIALKLAKGKVVLFIQDTGTGMTKEFISSQLFKPFESTKGLTGMGIGAYQAREYIRRIGGDIDVTSEPGVGSCFSVRIPLASEQPKVTTVREVRPDSVSEEARQSAN; this comes from the coding sequence ATGTTCAGGGATTTGGGCGTCTTAAGTCATGGTGCGGCAGCCACTTGCTTTCTGCTTCTCGCATTGGTGGTCGGCACTCGCTACCTTCGAAGGAACGTAGATCGGGCCCTGTTTCTTGCTGCCCTCGTGTCCTGTCTCTGGGCTGTCTCTCTCATCACCCAGAGCCTGTTCGGCCAGCCGGACTTTCTGATTCGCTACCTTCTGGAACTTCTTCGCGACGCCACCTGGCTCTTGCTTCTGTATGCCATTCTGAAGGATTTCTTCAAATCGTCGGGCACCAATGTCCGCACGAGGACGATCATCGTGGCTTCTGGCGGCATCCTGATTGCAGGTCTGATGTTGCTGGCGATCATGGAATATCTGTTTCAATGGGACTCAATCGGCGGTAAAGCAAAAATCCTCGGACAGATTGCTCTTTCGCTTCTGGGCCTCACGATTCTTGAGCAAATCTGGCGCAATTCGAGAGGCCTTGGCCGCTCAAGCATGAAGTACCTCTGCATCGGGGTCATCACTATTTTTGCGTTCGACTTCTTCATGTATACCGATGCCTTACTCTTCGGCCAGGTCTCGGATTCGTTCTGGAATGCCCGTGGCTTTATTAATGCTGCCATGGTGCCTTTGTTCGCTGTAAACGTGATCAACACCCGCAAACAACCCATTGAATTCCAGCTTTCACGAACCCTGGTGTTTCATGCCAGCACCCTCTTATTCGCTGGGGCCTACCTGTTGTTTCTCGCCATGGGGGGCTACTACGTTCGAGCGCTTGGTGGCAACTGGGGCGAAGCCCTCCAGGTTCTTTTCCTGACCATCTCCCTGGTATTTCTCGCTACGCTTCTGCTGTCACGTCGGATCCGGGCCCGGCTTATGGTTCTGATCAGCCAGAACTTCTTCGATTACAAATATGACTACCGGGAGGAATGGCTGAGAATGACCCGCGAACTGGCCGACCTCAGCGACGATCCCCCCCTGCCAGAACGGGTCATCCGGATTCTCGCGGGCCTGGTTGAAAGCAACAGCGGCGCGATCTGGCTGAAAGGAGAGCGTGATGCTTACGTTCTGAAAGCCGCCGTAAACCTCACCACGCCCAAGCACACCATGATCGACAACGATGCCGAGCTGGTTCGCTTTTTCACAGATCGGGAATGGATCGTCGACCTCCACGAGTACAAATCCGACCCTGTCAGCTATAACCTGCTGGAAATACCCGACTCGATCGCCAAAACCGCCGACGGCTGGCTGGTGATACCGCTGTATCTTGGTAACGATCTCTACGGAATGGCGCTGGTGGGCAACCCTTATGCGCGGGTGGAACTGAACTGGGAGAACTTCGATCTGATCAAAGTGGTGGCCAGACAAACCTGCAATCTTTTGGCGCAGGCCGATGCACAGAACCGTCTGTCCCGGGCCATGCAGTTTGAGGCGGTGAGCAAAGCCTCTGCGTTCATGGTGCACGACCTAAAAACGGTGATTGCCCAGCTCTCCCTGCTGGTAAAAAACGCCCCGAAACACCGGAATAACCCGGCGTTCATTGACGACATGATCAACACCACCGATCACGCCGTTCGCAAGATGTCCGGCCTGGTAGACCACATTCGCCGACCGGGCAGTGACGACGACTCCCAGCTCAAATTGCTGAACCTGGCAGACCTCACCCACAAGCTGGTTGAACACCACCAGAGGCAGGCGCCGGCACCACGAATCGACGGCGACACACCAACCGCCCTTATAAAAGCGGACGAAGAGCAGCTTCGCAGCGTGCTGGGCCACCTTATTCAGAATGCCCAGGACGCCACACCCCCAACCGGTGACATCTCGATAGCGCTGAAGCTCGCCAAGGGCAAGGTGGTGCTGTTCATACAGGACACCGGCACGGGAATGACCAAGGAGTTCATCTCCAGCCAGCTATTCAAACCGTTCGAAAGCACCAAAGGGCTTACCGGCATGGGTATTGGCGCCTACCAGGCCAGGGAATACATTCGGAGAATCGGTGGCGACATCGATGTGACCAGCGAGCCTGGGGTGGGTTCGTGTTTCTCAGTACGCATTCCGCTCGCCAGTGAGCAACCCAAAGTGACCACTGTGCGAGAGGTGCGACCGGATTCCGTATCAGAAGAGGCCAGGCAAAGCGCCAATTAA
- the prsR gene encoding PEP-CTERM-box response regulator transcription factor, translating into MTRRLLIVEDDPGLQSQMRWCFSEDLQVSVASDRDSALTCLRREEPQVVTLDLGLPPDPGGASEGFRLLEEIIQLAPMTKVIVVTGREEKENAVKAIGMGASDFYQKPLDADILSFVVNRAFRIAELEQENQVLSQQRNGTNIKGIVAASPQMLSICRTLEKVAPTDVTTLITGETGTGKELLARALHDLSHRASKPFAAINCAAIPENLLESELFGFEKGSFTGATQTKKGKIESANGGTLFLDEIGDMPMPLQAKLLRFLQERVIDRVGSVTPIPVDVRVVCATHRDVRNLITEGVFREDLYYRISEITLDVPSLRERDGDALVIARSLLKSLGDQMDRPNLSFSEDAVNAISNYAWPGNVREMINKVKRATIMAEGKRVTAGDLELSCDTSGTPNQLNLRQVRENAEKQAIIQALQTCNYNMAQASRLLGVTRPTLYNLTDKYRIETSQTTSA; encoded by the coding sequence GTGACCAGACGACTCTTGATAGTAGAAGATGATCCCGGCCTCCAGAGCCAGATGCGGTGGTGTTTTAGTGAGGATCTGCAGGTATCTGTAGCCTCAGACAGGGACTCGGCCCTGACCTGCCTGCGGCGGGAAGAGCCACAAGTCGTCACTCTGGATCTCGGCCTGCCGCCTGATCCCGGAGGTGCCAGCGAAGGTTTCCGGCTGCTTGAGGAAATCATCCAGCTCGCCCCGATGACCAAAGTCATTGTTGTTACCGGTCGCGAAGAAAAGGAAAACGCCGTCAAAGCCATCGGCATGGGTGCCTCGGATTTTTACCAGAAACCACTCGATGCCGACATTCTCTCGTTTGTGGTCAACCGGGCGTTCCGGATCGCAGAGCTTGAACAGGAAAATCAGGTTCTGTCGCAACAACGTAACGGCACCAACATCAAAGGCATTGTTGCCGCCAGCCCCCAGATGCTCTCGATCTGCCGAACCCTCGAAAAAGTCGCACCTACCGATGTCACCACGCTGATCACCGGCGAAACCGGCACCGGCAAGGAACTTCTTGCCCGGGCATTACACGATCTGAGCCATCGAGCCTCCAAGCCTTTTGCCGCCATAAACTGTGCAGCCATTCCCGAGAACCTGCTGGAGAGCGAACTGTTTGGCTTCGAGAAGGGCTCGTTCACCGGTGCAACCCAGACCAAGAAAGGCAAGATTGAAAGCGCCAACGGAGGCACCCTTTTCCTCGATGAAATTGGCGACATGCCAATGCCGTTACAGGCAAAGCTGCTGCGTTTCCTGCAGGAACGCGTGATTGACAGGGTAGGCTCGGTAACCCCCATCCCCGTCGACGTTCGCGTGGTGTGTGCAACCCACCGGGATGTCAGGAACCTGATCACCGAGGGCGTTTTCCGTGAAGACCTGTACTACCGGATCAGTGAGATTACTCTCGACGTGCCCTCGCTTCGTGAACGGGACGGCGACGCTCTAGTGATCGCCCGGTCACTCCTGAAATCCCTGGGCGACCAGATGGACCGCCCCAACCTCTCGTTCAGCGAGGATGCGGTGAATGCCATCAGCAACTATGCATGGCCCGGGAACGTGCGCGAGATGATCAACAAGGTTAAACGGGCCACCATCATGGCGGAGGGGAAGCGCGTAACCGCCGGAGATCTGGAGCTTTCCTGCGACACGTCTGGCACACCCAATCAGCTGAACCTCAGACAGGTGCGGGAAAACGCCGAAAAGCAGGCGATCATACAGGCGCTGCAAACCTGCAACTACAATATGGCCCAGGCGTCCCGACTGCTCGGTGTGACGCGCCCTACCCTGTATAACCTGACGGACAAGTACCGAATCGAGACGTCACAAACAACAAGTGCCTGA